AATGTATCTGCCGGCCGTTCATGAATATGGCCTCATGGCTCAGCATCACGGCTTTGGGCGTGCCCGTCGTGCCGCCACTGAACAGCAGCAGGCCGGTATCTTTACCGCTCACCTTGACGTCAGGTTTCTTATCGCCGGCATGTTTCTTCATCAGGTCCTGCAGCCAGATGTCGTTTCCCTGCACCTTTTCCAGATATTGTCCCTGTTTTTTCTCCATCAGCAGAGTGAACATCAGTTTAATAAAAGGCGACAGGTATTCTTTGACGCTGGTAACGATAAGCAGTCGCAGCTTGGTGCGTCCCTGGATTTTCTTCACCAGGTCGTAGAATGCAGTCAGCACAATTGCAACTTCGGCGCCGCATTCCTTGAGCGCAAATTCGAGCTCCGCCTCGCTGTAGAGCGGGTTAACCGGCACGGCGATAGCTCCGGCTTTCCAGATGGCAAGCTGGCTAATGACTATATTGGGTGAGTTGGGCATCAGCATGACAACGCGGTCGCCCTTCTTAACCCCCTGAGCCGCAAGGCCGGCAGCCAGTATATCGCTCAGGTGGTCGACTTCCTTGTAGGTCATCCACCTGCCCTTGAACCAGATCATTTTATGCGCGGGCCTCTCCCGGGCAACATCCGCGACGTCTTCGAAAAGCTTCTTATCGGGATAGGGTTGTAAAGTTTTGGGTACACCCTTGTCGTAATGCTTGAACCATGGATAGTCTGCCATTAAGATCTCCTCCATTATTTATGTTTATTATTTATAAGTGTGCTGCTACGATGGTTTTTTAGCCTTTTCCTCCTCCTGCAACACCCTCCTCAGTATTTTACCAACGAGTGTCTTGGGCAATGCGTCGCGGAACTCGATAAACTTGGGCACCTTGTAGGCTGTTAATTTGTCCTTGCAGAAAGATTGAAGCTCTTCTGCAGAGACATTCTGTCCCGGACGCAGGATCACCCATGCCTTAACAGCCTCAACCTGTTTCGGATCCGGTATCCCCGCCACGCAGGCCTCTGCTACAGCGGGATGAGTGGTGAGTATCTCCTCCACTTCCTTCGGCCAGACCTGGTGGCCGCTGGGCTTGATGAGATCTTTCTTGCGCGAGGTCAGGTAGAGGTAACCGTCCTTGTCCATATAGCCGATGTCACCCGTATACAGCCAGCCGTCCCTGATCATCTCCGCTGTGCCTTTGGGATTGTTCCAGTAGCCCTGCATGATCTGCGGGCCTTTGCCGACTACCTCGCCTTCCTCGCCGTAAGGTAACTCCTTATCAGGATCCGCGACATCTACGAATTTAATTATGACATCGGGCAGGGGCAGGCCGACCGCGCCTTCCTTCCATTGACCCTTGAGCGGGCCGACAGTAAACACAACTGTGGATTCTGTAAGGCCATAGGCCTCGAGAATGGGGGCGCCCGTCATAGCTTCCCAGCGCTGCTTGGTTTCGACCATCAGCGGTATGGCCCCTGAGAGGCAATATTTCAGGCAGGTGAAGTCCACCTTCCCCGCCGCGACTTCAGGGTGCGCCATCAAGCCGATGAACAACGTAGGCACACCGGGCATAGAGCCGGGCCGAACCTTCCTGATGGTGTCGATCACGTCATCGAGGTCACGCGGATTGGCCACAACTGCCAGCGGGCTGCGAACACAGAGGGAACTGGCGATAACCCCGTTAAAGCCATAGGCATGGAACAGGGGCATGAGCGCCATCGTGTAGTCGTCGTGAGTTATCAGGCCCTGTTTGTTCCAACTATTGGTCTGAAGGCCGACCGCCGCCATGTTCCTGAAGGAAAGCATAGCGCCCTTGGGAGCACCGGTTGTTCCGCCGCTGAACAAAATGATAGCGGTATCATCCATCCTGGGTTTTACAACAGGAGCGGGATCCTTGGCGTGTTTGTCCATGAACTCGTCCATCCACACATCGCCCTTCTCAAGCTGCACGGTATGCGGCTTCTTTGCTTCCGGAAGCATGTAGTCTTCGAGCGAGGTGGCGATAACCTTTTTCAGCTTGGTGCGCGACTGTACCTTCTTGATATTTGCATACAGCAGGTCCCAGACAATGATTATCTCCGCATCTACAGTGGTCAGCGCATGTACCAGTTCATCCTCGTTATACAAAGGATTAAGCGGAACAAAAATGGCGCCGGCCTTCATAGTGCCGAAGGCGGCTATAAGCTGCTGAGGTGTATTGAGTAACATGGTGGCCACGCGGTCTCCCTGCTTCACGCCGTTGGCGATCAGCGCCGAAGCCATTATCTCGAAAAGCCTGCTTGCCTCCTTGTAAGAGAAATACC
This genomic window from Dehalococcoidia bacterium contains:
- a CDS encoding AMP-binding protein encodes the protein MADYPWYKSYDAGVPHSLAPYPEITLLDVIADTTREMPDHTFMYFKGRYFSYKEASRLFEIMASALIANGVKQGDRVATMLLNTPQQLIAAFGTMKAGAIFVPLNPLYNEDELVHALTTVDAEIIIVWDLLYANIKKVQSRTKLKKVIATSLEDYMLPEAKKPHTVQLEKGDVWMDEFMDKHAKDPAPVVKPRMDDTAIILFSGGTTGAPKGAMLSFRNMAAVGLQTNSWNKQGLITHDDYTMALMPLFHAYGFNGVIASSLCVRSPLAVVANPRDLDDVIDTIRKVRPGSMPGVPTLFIGLMAHPEVAAGKVDFTCLKYCLSGAIPLMVETKQRWEAMTGAPILEAYGLTESTVVFTVGPLKGQWKEGAVGLPLPDVIIKFVDVADPDKELPYGEEGEVVGKGPQIMQGYWNNPKGTAEMIRDGWLYTGDIGYMDKDGYLYLTSRKKDLIKPSGHQVWPKEVEEILTTHPAVAEACVAGIPDPKQVEAVKAWVILRPGQNVSAEELQSFCKDKLTAYKVPKFIEFRDALPKTLVGKILRRVLQEEEKAKKPS